A window of Kribbella voronezhensis genomic DNA:
CCTGGAGCTTCGATGACGTTGGCGGGGGTGAGGTCGCCGTGGATCAGCTGCGGAGTTCGATCGGTCCACAGTTCATCGATCAACGCCTGAACGCTGTTCCGCGCCTCGCTGAGCGCCTTGCCGTGTGTGGGTACGTCGCCCAGGCGGTCGGGCAGCAGCCAGTAGAGCACCTTGTCCGCACGCAGTACGTCGGCATCACGCAGTACGAAGGTATGCAGCCGCGCCATCAGCTGGCCCAGCATGCGAGCGCGAGCCGGACCGAGGCGCGTACGGAGGGACCGCCCGCGGATCCAGGTGAACAACACACACGTCCGCGGCCGACCGTCCGCGTCGTTCACGACAACCATCGGCTCACCGGACGAGGCCAGTACGACGTCAGGTACCGCCAGTCCGTCAGCGACCAGAGCGCGCTGCCATGCCGCCTCTGCCCGAGCCGTGCCCTCCGCGTGGATCCGCAACACAGGCCCGACCCGAAGCGCAAAGGTGCCCTCCGCCGCCTCGACGCGGTAGACCGTGTTGAACGACTCCGCGGCGCGAGTCACCCGACGTACCTCAACGGGAAACTCCCGCAGGGCGGCAAATGCG
This region includes:
- a CDS encoding phosphotransferase enzyme family protein, with the translated sequence MTRAAESFNTVYRVEAAEGTFALRVGPVLRIHAEGTARAEAAWQRALVADGLAVPDVVLASSGEPMVVVNDADGRPRTCVLFTWIRGRSLRTRLGPARARMLGQLMARLHTFVLRDADVLRADKVLYWLLPDRLGDVPTHGKALSEARNSVQALIDELWTDRTPQLIHGDLTPANVIEAPGLGPVPIDFQDLVLGFPEQDISITLAAFGRRDDRTAMTEAFRDGYSTIRSWPDISDTMMSGLIVARGLHQLNLSLATATGPLPQDYLDYHGTRAQAWLAR